Proteins encoded within one genomic window of Nitrospina gracilis 3/211:
- a CDS encoding protein-L-isoaspartate(D-aspartate) O-methyltransferase, translated as MSWPESFEQKRRRMVSEDLRGRDITDPRVLAVMGRVPRHQFVPASRQRFAYSDFPLPIGHRQTISQPYIVALMTQALELKPGDRVLEIGTGSGYQAAVLSGLASEVYSIEIVEPLAREARDRLQKLGYNNVHTRHGDGYQGWPRHAPFDAIMITAAAPKVPKPLLDQLKVGGRMVLPVEAEVAQKLLLIRKDAGGISQEVITGVRFVPMTGAVHNR; from the coding sequence CTGTCCTGGCCGGAGAGTTTCGAACAGAAACGCCGCCGCATGGTGAGCGAGGACCTGCGCGGGCGGGACATCACCGACCCGCGGGTGCTCGCAGTGATGGGTCGTGTTCCTCGTCACCAATTCGTGCCCGCCTCGCGGCAGCGGTTCGCTTACTCCGATTTTCCCCTTCCCATCGGCCACCGCCAGACCATTTCGCAACCGTACATCGTTGCCCTCATGACGCAGGCGCTGGAGTTGAAACCCGGCGACCGCGTGCTGGAAATCGGCACCGGTTCCGGCTACCAGGCCGCGGTACTTTCCGGACTGGCAAGCGAAGTTTATTCCATCGAGATCGTCGAACCCCTCGCCCGTGAAGCCCGCGACCGCCTGCAAAAACTGGGGTACAATAACGTTCACACCCGCCACGGCGACGGCTATCAGGGGTGGCCCCGGCATGCACCGTTCGATGCCATCATGATCACTGCAGCCGCCCCGAAGGTGCCCAAACCCTTGCTCGACCAGTTGAAGGTCGGCGGGCGCATGGTGCTCCCGGTGGAAGCCGAGGTGGCACAGAAACTGTTGCTGATCCGGAAGGATGCCGGGGGCATTTCGCAGGAGGTCATCACCGGCGTGCGTTTTGTCCCGATGACGGGCGCGGTACACAACCGGTAG